Proteins found in one Triticum aestivum cultivar Chinese Spring chromosome 4D, IWGSC CS RefSeq v2.1, whole genome shotgun sequence genomic segment:
- the LOC123100183 gene encoding probable N-acetyltransferase HLS1 → MEDAEGKPRVIIREYSPSTDRAGTEAVDRECEVGQPGGMSLHADLLGDPVARIRHSPAYLMLVAETSAQPGRIVGLIRGTVKSVATGKSCPGAPAFASVGYILGLRVSPSHRRMGVALRLVGHLERWFALMGAEYAYMATDKSNEASVQLFTGRCGYSKFRTPSLLVHPVHAHRLRAPRRAAVLPLDARDAEQLYRRRFGHVELFPADIGAVLANRLSLGTFLAVVDEGFKWRGVEHFLASPPASWAVASLWDCGGVFRLEMRGASRLRRAAAAASRALDRAAKWMRVPSVPDFFRPFAGWFAYGLGGEGDDAALAAKALYVSFVNRARGRAAAVAVEVAALDPLRRRLPHWRSLSCAEDLWCMKRLGGGESGADGWDWAKSAPGQSIFVDPREV, encoded by the exons ATGGAAGACGCAGAGGGGAAGCCAAGGGTGATCATCCGGGAGTACAGCCCGTCGACGGACCGCGCCGGCACGGAGGCCGTCGATCGCGAGTGCGAGGTCGGCCAGCCCGGCGGCATGTCGCTCCACGCCGACCTGCTCGGCGACCCCGTCGCCCGCATTCGCCACTCCCCGGCCTACCTCATGCTG GTAGCTGAGACGTCTGCCCAGCCCGGCCGGATCGTCGGCCTCATCCGCGGCACCGTCAAGTCCGTGGCCACGGGGAAGAGCTGCCCCGGCGCGCCCGCCTTCGCCAGCGTCGGCTACATTCTCGGCCTCCGCGTCTCACCATCCCACAG GAGGATGGGCGTGGCGCTGCGGCTGGTAGGGCATCTGGAGCGGTGGTTCGCGCTGATGGGCGCCGAGTACGCGTACATGGCCACGGATAAGTCCAACGAAGCGTCTGTGCAGCTCTTCACCGGGCGGTGCGGTTACTCCAAGTTCCGCACGCCGTCGCTCCTCGTGCACCCCGTGCACGCGCACCGCCTCCGGGCCCCGCGCCGCGCGGCAGTTTTGCCCCTGGACGCGCGCGACGCCGAGCAGCTGTACCGCCGCCGGTTCGGCCACGTCGAGCTCTTCCCGGCCGACATCGGCGCCGTCCTCGCCAACCGGCTCTCGCTCGGCACCTTCCTGGCCGTCGTGGACGAAGGTTTTAAGTGGCGTGGGGTGGAGCACTTCCTGGCCTCGCCGCCGGCGTCGTGGGCCGTGGCGAGCCTGTGGGACTGCGGCGGCGTGTTCCGCCTGGAGATGCGCGGGGCCTCGCGCCTCCGCCGCGCAGCCGCTGCCGCGAGCAGGGCGCTGGACCGCGCGGCCAAGTGGATGCGCGTGCCCTCCGTCCCGGACTTCTTCCGGCCGTTCGCGGGCTGGTTCGCGTACGGCCTgggcggcgagggcgacgacgCCGCGCTGGCCGCGAAGGCGTTGTACGTGTCGTTCGTGAACAGGGCGCGGGGgagggcggcggccgtggcggtGGAGGTGGCGGCGCTGGACCCGCTCCGGCGGCGGCTGCCGCACTGGCGCAGCCTGTCGTGCGCGGAGGACCTGTGGTGCATGAAGCGGCTGGGAGGCGGCGAGTCCGGCGCGGACGGCTGGGATTGGGCCAAGTCGGCGCCCGGGCAGTCCATCTTCGTGGACCCCAGAGAGGTTTGA